From the Candidatus Peribacteria bacterium genome, one window contains:
- the infB gene encoding translation initiation factor IF-2 — protein sequence MRLVQVAKTLGMTGQQLRKELLTVEFGIKPTDREVPDNLAIGIIRYIARKHNIPVDFDALAGMSDDGEEEKEDKEEGEDEEGETGNDATTEEAKPAAPVSANIRIASPLNAAATGRKMDDVHVLRKLTLDDVPKSAIQKQAAELQISKEEKDEREREEREAAALARKRNSAANQQQIKKKTGPVQLPVQITVKEFAEKAGVQVPAVISALMKNGVMATITQSIDFDTASIIASELGVTVEREESAAKVEDLVSKDLRELIKDEPENLVPRPPIVVVMGHVDHGKTSILDAIRKTDVVSGESGGITQHIGAYQVTHDGKQITFLDTPGHQAFTAMRARGSQVTDIAILVVSAEEGVKETTVEAINHAKEAGVPIIVAINKMDRPNADPERVKGEIAAHGLQPEEWGGTVPFIPCSAVTKMGIDALLDTIVLVAEIAEFKANPKRAAIGTIIESNLDTSHGPLATIIVNTGTLRVGDSFVCGRTMGKVRSMTDAAGKRLDAIPPSGPVRLSGFAELPSVGDILQAVGSEREARDLLKKMMEQSGGVQRKAMGDLVSMLHEGKLQQLKIVLKADAQGSLEALEAALSKQGTDKVTVKVIHGAIGAVSENDVMMASASQALLMSFRAPVPGAVQRTAERENVKIKQYDVIYALLDDVSALLEGLLIPEEQEKILGHLEVKGVFLTQKSEQIIGGRVTDGVVKRVPFRLLRGDDREVVGTGRILSLKRVDTDIKEAKADSECGMRVDCTIPVETGDILEVFNREFKKKED from the coding sequence ATGCGCCTCGTACAGGTGGCTAAAACATTGGGTATGACTGGACAGCAGCTTCGTAAGGAGCTTTTGACCGTTGAGTTTGGTATCAAACCGACAGACCGTGAGGTTCCGGATAATCTGGCCATCGGTATCATTCGTTATATTGCGCGCAAACATAACATCCCTGTTGATTTTGATGCACTTGCAGGTATGAGTGATGACGGTGAGGAAGAGAAGGAAGACAAAGAAGAGGGGGAAGACGAGGAAGGGGAAACGGGAAATGACGCTACAACTGAAGAAGCCAAGCCGGCAGCCCCGGTGTCGGCAAACATCCGTATTGCATCGCCGCTGAACGCCGCAGCAACCGGTAGAAAAATGGATGACGTGCATGTGCTCCGCAAGCTGACTCTTGATGATGTTCCCAAGTCCGCCATTCAAAAGCAGGCTGCAGAACTCCAGATTTCCAAAGAGGAGAAAGATGAACGCGAACGCGAGGAGCGTGAGGCGGCAGCTCTTGCACGCAAAAGAAATTCAGCCGCAAACCAGCAGCAGATCAAAAAGAAGACCGGCCCCGTGCAACTGCCTGTGCAGATTACTGTGAAGGAATTCGCAGAAAAAGCGGGTGTGCAGGTTCCCGCTGTCATCAGCGCCCTCATGAAAAACGGTGTGATGGCAACCATCACCCAGTCGATCGATTTTGATACAGCATCCATTATTGCCTCCGAGCTTGGCGTGACTGTTGAGCGTGAAGAGAGTGCGGCAAAAGTGGAAGATCTCGTCAGCAAAGATCTCCGTGAACTGATTAAGGATGAACCGGAAAACCTCGTTCCACGTCCGCCGATTGTGGTGGTGATGGGACATGTGGACCACGGAAAGACCTCTATTCTTGATGCTATCCGCAAAACAGACGTCGTCTCCGGCGAATCCGGTGGTATCACACAGCATATCGGTGCGTATCAGGTGACACACGACGGCAAGCAGATCACCTTCCTTGATACACCGGGCCACCAGGCGTTTACCGCTATGCGTGCCCGTGGATCACAGGTGACAGATATCGCGATCCTCGTGGTGTCTGCAGAAGAAGGGGTGAAGGAAACAACGGTTGAAGCTATCAACCATGCGAAAGAAGCGGGCGTGCCTATTATTGTTGCTATCAACAAAATGGATCGCCCGAACGCCGATCCGGAGCGTGTGAAGGGTGAAATTGCGGCTCATGGTTTGCAGCCGGAAGAGTGGGGAGGAACAGTGCCGTTTATCCCGTGTTCTGCGGTGACCAAAATGGGCATCGATGCACTGCTTGATACCATTGTGCTCGTTGCGGAAATTGCGGAGTTCAAGGCAAACCCGAAGCGTGCGGCAATCGGTACCATCATCGAAAGCAATCTCGATACTTCGCACGGTCCGCTCGCAACCATCATCGTCAACACCGGAACACTCCGTGTGGGTGATTCCTTCGTCTGTGGCCGTACGATGGGAAAAGTGCGCAGCATGACTGATGCAGCCGGCAAGCGTCTCGACGCTATTCCGCCATCGGGTCCGGTTCGTCTCTCCGGGTTTGCGGAGCTTCCCAGTGTCGGCGACATTCTCCAGGCAGTCGGCTCCGAGCGTGAAGCGCGCGATCTCCTGAAGAAAATGATGGAACAGTCCGGTGGTGTGCAGCGCAAAGCGATGGGGGATCTGGTGAGCATGCTGCATGAAGGCAAGCTTCAGCAGCTCAAAATTGTCCTCAAAGCGGATGCGCAGGGGTCGCTTGAAGCGCTCGAAGCAGCGCTCTCCAAGCAGGGAACGGATAAGGTGACCGTCAAAGTGATTCACGGCGCGATTGGTGCCGTCTCAGAAAATGATGTAATGATGGCCAGCGCCAGCCAGGCTCTGCTGATGTCCTTCCGCGCTCCGGTTCCGGGTGCCGTGCAGCGCACTGCTGAGCGTGAGAACGTGAAAATCAAGCAGTACGATGTCATCTACGCTCTCCTCGACGATGTCTCTGCTCTCCTTGAAGGACTGCTTATTCCGGAAGAACAGGAGAAGATTCTCGGACACCTGGAAGTGAAGGGCGTCTTCCTCACACAGAAATCCGAGCAGATTATCGGTGGCCGCGTCACAGACGGTGTCGTGAAGCGCGTGCCATTCCGCCTGCTCCGTGGTGATGACAGGGAAGTCGTGGGAACCGGCCGCATCCTCTCGCTCAAGCGCGTGGATACAGACATCAAGGAAGCCAAAGCAGACAGCGAATGCGGTATGCGTGTCGATTGCACCATTCCTGTCGAAACCGGCGATATCCTCGAAGTCTTTAACCGCGAGTTTAAGAAAAAAGAGGACTGA
- a CDS encoding bifunctional oligoribonuclease/PAP phosphatase NrnA has product MALNPQSIQAALQAIEQHQRILISPHANVDPDGLSSALACYQIFSAMGKDVTVICPDVKPDSLSFLPGFEKFEQEVKENKDFVVTINLDEGAEIDKLRYTVEDHRVNIIVVPKKGTIRPQQISLSEGDPKYDLIVIVDTADLALLGSLYTDHIDLFSEVPILNIDHHISNTQFGHLQLIDPTAASATEVLYSWFMQVPQWKEKITPDLATLLLTGLITDTRSFQNPNTTPRSLEVAAELLEKGARQQEIIQHIYKTKPLSTLKIWGRALNRIQIDPASRIVWSSVSKEDLAEMDASSKETQGILDELISTIPDADVYVLFTEMEEGGLKASMRSSAAIDCSQLAGRTFGGGGHARASGFRVKSFDNFQLAVVESIQKLKDGMHMLQKENDMQEEKSPAVAVSKDIPKSETVVSVSLPVPAPEKGVDVMKAVGGTSAVAVSERDIVQDITQ; this is encoded by the coding sequence ATGGCTCTCAACCCGCAATCCATACAGGCAGCCCTTCAGGCAATCGAGCAGCATCAGCGTATTCTGATCAGTCCGCATGCCAACGTTGACCCGGACGGTCTCTCAAGCGCTCTTGCGTGTTATCAGATTTTCTCTGCCATGGGGAAAGACGTGACAGTCATTTGTCCGGATGTGAAACCGGATTCTCTGAGCTTCCTCCCGGGATTTGAGAAATTTGAGCAGGAGGTGAAAGAAAACAAGGACTTCGTGGTGACCATCAACCTCGACGAAGGCGCAGAAATCGACAAGCTTCGCTACACCGTCGAAGACCATCGCGTGAATATTATTGTCGTGCCGAAGAAAGGAACGATCCGCCCGCAGCAGATCAGTTTGTCAGAAGGGGATCCGAAGTACGATCTCATTGTTATTGTCGATACCGCCGATCTTGCATTGCTCGGGTCGCTGTATACCGATCACATCGATCTCTTCTCCGAAGTGCCGATTCTGAATATCGACCATCACATTTCCAATACACAGTTCGGACATCTGCAGCTCATTGACCCGACGGCAGCGTCAGCCACAGAAGTGCTCTACAGCTGGTTCATGCAGGTGCCGCAGTGGAAAGAGAAAATTACACCGGATCTCGCAACATTGCTTCTGACAGGTCTCATTACCGATACACGCAGTTTCCAGAATCCGAATACGACGCCGCGTTCCCTTGAAGTGGCAGCAGAGCTGCTCGAAAAAGGCGCGCGTCAGCAGGAAATCATCCAGCATATTTATAAAACCAAACCGCTTTCCACGCTCAAAATCTGGGGGCGCGCACTCAACCGCATTCAAATCGATCCTGCATCCCGCATCGTCTGGTCATCTGTCAGCAAAGAAGATCTCGCGGAAATGGATGCATCCAGTAAAGAGACGCAGGGCATTCTCGATGAACTGATCTCCACTATTCCCGATGCCGATGTCTACGTTCTCTTCACGGAAATGGAGGAAGGCGGGCTGAAAGCGAGTATGCGGTCGTCTGCGGCAATCGATTGCAGTCAGCTGGCCGGCAGAACGTTCGGTGGTGGCGGACATGCGAGAGCATCCGGCTTCCGCGTGAAGTCGTTTGATAATTTCCAGCTGGCCGTTGTGGAATCTATCCAGAAACTGAAAGACGGTATGCACATGCTGCAAAAGGAGAATGATATGCAGGAGGAAAAGAGCCCGGCAGTTGCCGTTTCCAAAGACATTCCCAAGTCTGAGACCGTTGTCTCTGTCTCATTGCCTGTTCCTGCTCCGGAGAAAGGAGTGGATGTCATGAAGGCAGTCGGAGGAACAAGTGCAGTTGCGGTGAGTGAGAGGGATATTGTGCAGGATATTACGCAGTAA
- a CDS encoding M20/M25/M40 family metallo-hydrolase: MSTTLQQVPVLNDAFFGLEPQTVLAHFSEILKIPRRSHEEDQMVAYIQRWADSYGYTWKVDDHKNIVVFVPATTTCTHLEPICYQAHTDMVCVGDTHWPIEIEIRDGWVGTLGRTQTLGADNGLGCAMMMALAEEENHGPLELLFTSDEEDDFSGCEHFDRNFFGLKARYLVNLDTPHFGRITIASAGFRYLESTLQITRTAPVAGKVFMIEIEKMPGGHSGEDVHQYRGNALKLMGQVLSRLPKGWKLIDIEGGEKGNSIPQASMATILLPDGVSADFQATTDAAMYSKEILRCAEMQFDITPISSHKQPMADECQDQIVSLLLRLPNGVKAMSYELEELPELSTTPSLLQIKAGDILWMKQQIRGATDNMIDELATSLQTIYQKHGFTSGKKGSGRSWIQNKEHRLIKSIQAAFAATDYEGILSGNHGAIEPGALCGDPANPAFDAAGSFGVWIKYEHKETEQFSLVALEKTWNVVKYLASNPLSV, from the coding sequence ATGTCCACGACACTGCAGCAGGTCCCCGTTTTGAACGATGCATTCTTTGGTTTGGAACCACAGACTGTCCTCGCACATTTCAGCGAGATTCTCAAAATCCCGCGCCGGTCGCACGAGGAAGATCAGATGGTTGCCTACATTCAACGGTGGGCAGATAGCTACGGCTACACTTGGAAAGTCGACGATCACAAGAACATCGTCGTCTTTGTGCCCGCAACGACAACCTGCACCCATCTCGAGCCAATCTGTTACCAGGCGCATACCGATATGGTGTGTGTCGGAGACACACATTGGCCCATCGAGATCGAAATTCGCGACGGCTGGGTTGGTACTTTGGGTCGAACACAGACGCTCGGCGCCGACAACGGTCTCGGGTGTGCGATGATGATGGCTTTGGCTGAAGAGGAAAATCATGGACCGCTTGAGTTGCTGTTTACGTCTGACGAGGAAGATGACTTCAGTGGCTGTGAACACTTCGACCGGAACTTTTTTGGTTTGAAGGCACGTTACCTGGTGAATCTCGATACACCGCACTTCGGCAGAATCACGATCGCCAGCGCCGGGTTCCGGTATCTGGAATCGACACTGCAGATCACCCGTACTGCACCCGTTGCAGGAAAGGTGTTCATGATTGAAATCGAGAAAATGCCAGGCGGACACAGCGGTGAAGATGTGCATCAGTACCGGGGTAATGCCCTGAAGCTGATGGGACAGGTTCTGTCGCGACTGCCAAAGGGTTGGAAACTGATCGACATCGAAGGTGGTGAAAAAGGAAACAGCATCCCACAAGCCAGCATGGCGACAATCCTATTGCCAGATGGTGTGAGTGCTGATTTCCAGGCTACAACGGATGCAGCCATGTACTCGAAAGAAATTCTGCGCTGTGCAGAGATGCAATTTGACATCACACCGATTTCAAGTCACAAACAGCCGATGGCAGACGAATGTCAGGACCAGATCGTTTCATTGCTCCTGCGGCTGCCAAACGGCGTGAAGGCAATGAGCTACGAACTGGAAGAATTGCCAGAGCTCAGCACCACTCCATCGCTCCTGCAAATCAAAGCCGGCGATATCCTCTGGATGAAGCAGCAGATTCGCGGTGCGACGGACAATATGATCGACGAGTTGGCAACAAGCCTGCAGACCATCTACCAAAAACACGGTTTCACTTCAGGAAAGAAAGGCAGCGGGCGCAGCTGGATTCAGAACAAGGAGCATCGGCTCATCAAGTCCATTCAAGCCGCATTCGCGGCAACGGATTACGAAGGAATTCTCTCAGGAAACCACGGCGCCATTGAGCCCGGGGCCCTGTGTGGAGATCCGGCAAATCCGGCATTCGATGCCGCAGGAAGCTTCGGCGTTTGGATCAAGTACGAACACAAGGAAACCGAGCAATTCTCGCTCGTCGCCCTTGAGAAGACATGGAACGTCGTGAAGTACTTGGCCAGTAATCCTCTGTCGGTCTAA
- the eno gene encoding phosphopyruvate hydratase has protein sequence MPTITHLHARQIIDSRGNPTVEVDCTLSDGSFGRAAVPSGASTGSHEALELRDGDKAVYGGKSVLKAVGHVNGEIATALNGVQVADQRTVDQMLIDLDGTPNKARFGANAILGVSMAVCRARAASDKKPLYVSLAEQFDVSDATLLPVPLMNVLNGGAHADSGLSFQECMIVPVGFDRFTDALRAGTEVFHILKKILKDRGYVTAVGDEGGFAPHLENGAAAFAILMEAIKEAGYEGKVKLAIDCAASEFYKDGVYTLDGKQLTSQELTQYYVDLVNQFPIVSIEDSHSEDDWEGFQAMVTALGDRVQLVGDDLLVTNTQRIQKALDQKAANAVLIKVNQIGTVSETVDAIQMAQKNGWNAISSHRSGETEDTFIAHLAVGLKTGQIKTGSLSRTDRICKYNELLRIEEELDGGARYVSPF, from the coding sequence ATGCCTACCATCACCCACCTCCACGCACGTCAGATTATTGATTCTCGCGGCAACCCGACTGTCGAAGTCGATTGCACGCTTTCCGATGGCTCCTTCGGCCGCGCCGCTGTTCCATCCGGAGCATCGACCGGTTCGCATGAAGCACTCGAACTCCGCGACGGCGACAAAGCTGTCTATGGCGGAAAGTCTGTGCTGAAGGCTGTGGGCCATGTGAATGGGGAGATTGCGACCGCACTGAACGGCGTTCAGGTTGCCGATCAGCGCACCGTGGACCAGATGCTCATTGACCTTGATGGCACGCCAAACAAAGCACGCTTCGGTGCCAACGCCATTCTTGGCGTCTCGATGGCTGTCTGCCGCGCACGCGCTGCATCAGACAAAAAGCCTTTGTACGTGTCGCTCGCAGAACAGTTTGATGTCTCCGATGCAACATTGCTCCCGGTTCCGCTGATGAATGTCCTGAATGGCGGCGCACACGCAGACAGCGGACTGAGTTTCCAGGAATGTATGATTGTTCCGGTTGGATTCGATCGATTCACTGATGCGCTTCGCGCCGGTACGGAAGTGTTTCATATCCTCAAGAAAATTCTGAAAGATCGCGGATACGTGACCGCAGTAGGGGATGAAGGCGGCTTTGCCCCTCATCTGGAGAACGGTGCTGCAGCATTTGCCATTCTGATGGAAGCAATCAAAGAAGCGGGGTACGAAGGAAAGGTAAAACTCGCGATCGATTGTGCTGCTTCTGAATTCTACAAAGACGGCGTCTATACGCTCGACGGCAAGCAGCTGACATCACAGGAACTCACACAGTACTACGTTGATCTCGTGAACCAGTTCCCGATTGTCAGCATTGAAGACAGTCACAGCGAAGACGACTGGGAGGGATTCCAGGCAATGGTCACAGCCCTTGGCGACCGCGTGCAGCTTGTCGGAGATGACCTGCTCGTCACAAACACGCAGCGCATCCAGAAAGCTTTGGATCAGAAAGCAGCCAACGCCGTGCTTATTAAAGTAAACCAGATCGGAACAGTGTCCGAGACCGTCGATGCTATCCAGATGGCGCAGAAGAACGGCTGGAACGCTATTTCGAGTCATAGAAGCGGAGAGACTGAAGATACGTTTATCGCGCATCTCGCTGTCGGTTTGAAGACCGGACAGATCAAAACCGGATCCCTCTCCCGTACGGACCGCATCTGCAAATATAACGAGCTCCTGAGAATTGAAGAAGAGTTGGATGGGGGAGCGCGGTATGTGTCGCCGTTTTAA